The region TTTCTCCTATTACTGACAAAATAGAAGTCTGATATTTCTCCTATTACGCTGATTGGTCTTATTCTATTGATCTTCATATTTTCGCTTGAGTAAATGTGTACGATCGTCACTAACAATGTAAGGATTTACTGGAATTTATTACACACCAGAACACGCCCAACGAGATTGACAAACTATATGTTTCGAAAGTTCGGTTACTAAGCCGCTCATCTGGTttgtgtttatatatttactgTGGATGACATCTTGTTTATGTTTATTCTCCATCtatgtgaaataaaatcagtcaCTTCCAAGGTTTCGTAGTAACCAGACGTGTTGCTTCTTTCTCTCGGATCTGTCCCCTCTGGTCGAATCGAACCTTTCACGACATTTTGGTGCCGTGACCAGGATGGGGTCAGAAGGAAGGCTAACGGCAATCAGAAGGGCCCAACGGGGCCAAATGACGAAGATTTTCGGAAAAACGGAAGAAAAACTAGCAgagattctactcgtcgatgAAAGTTCAAGAACTCTGGAAACTGTTCAACCGTTCTCCACTTTAATCGACGCGCTGTTCACAAAATTCGAATATTTACGACAATTAGACCAACAATTAATGGATGAAATCGTTGATGAAACCGAGTTAACTAACACTATAGTTGAATCAGATGATTATCTCACTGAGATACAAATCAAACTCGGTCGATTCAAACTGAACTTGGATAATCTACTAGCGAAGATACCAAAACCACAATCGCTAAACGAATCTGTAAGTACCATCAATCGAAGCAGTACTACCTCAACCGGCAGTAAAAAAGTCAATCTACCAAAATTGGCTCTCCCAAATTTCGATGGTGACATTTTGAAATGGTCTACTTTCTACGATAATTTCATCTCAGCCGTCGATAGCGATCCGCATTTGGACGATATCCAGAAGTTTCAATATTTGGTCGCACAACTCACTGACGAAGCAGCGCGTACCATAGAAGGTCTGCAAATAACTAGCGCTAACTACAAAGAAGCTCTGACGATCTTAGTAGAAAGATACGGTCAACCTCACAAGATCGTGAACGCGTACATCAGAGCTTTATTAGATTTGCAGCCACCGCAGGATCACGAGAGTCTACGCGAATTTTACGATTCTTtggaaacatatattcgaGGATTGCGCGCGCTCGGGAAATCGGAAGATGCGTTCGGTGACATACTCGTTCCGGTAGTCTTCGATAAGCTACCGAGTCCCGTCAAAACACAAATTTCACGGGAGCACGGAGACCGCGCCTGGACACTTAAAGAACTACGCGACGCGATCCGAAAGGAAATACAAGCTACACAGGCAGGAGCGAGCTGCGTCAACTtcgataatgaaaaattatccGCTCTTCATATAagcactaaaacgaggaaaAATCCGGCCTCGAAAAACAACAGTTGCGCGTTCTGCAAGGGTCCACATACGGCGTTCTCATGCGATATAATCGTTAACCCAAAAAAGCGACAAGACATCATAAAGGCAAATCGTAAGTGTTATAACTGTTTTGGCAATCACATGGTAACAGCTTGCCAATCGAAATATCGTTGTAAGGTTTGCAAAGGCAAACACCACACTGCTATTCATATAGATCGAAATACTGATACgcatattgaatcaaaaaatattcatgtcAATATAGCTCCAACTTCAAGTCCTGTTCTCTTGAAATCGGCTAttggtcaaataaattatgGTTCGAATTCGACCACGGTAAATATCTTGTTTGACGAAGGAGCGCAGTGCTCATTCATCACTAAAAAGTCGGTAAATGAATTAGGTGTCCGATTGGACAAATTTGAAAAGCAAGATGTAAATATTTCCACCTTTGGTGACAATTCGCCTGGGGCACGTACTCTACGGAGTATAGATTTAAAACTTCGTACGCGTAAAGGCGAAATTGGTTTACGTGCATTAGTTGTACCGGAAATATGTCCACCAATTCAGAACAATGTAAAACTTGCTGTGACAAATCACCCGTACCTTCGAAATTTACCATTAGCACCGTACGTCAACACCAGCAATTGTGAAATTAATCTATTAATCGGTGCTGATTATTACTGGTCGATCGTAGAGAATGAAGTGGTTAGAGGAGCTGGCCCGACAGCTGTCAGTTCCAAACTCGGGTTCCTTCTATCAGGACCCATCAATTTGAATGCGAATACATCGGTACTCCATACTACCTGTCTTTTGAATACTATACATTCAAACGATGAATTCTCAAAATTATCTAACTACTGGGATCTTGAAGTAATTGGCATCAAGGAAACGAttaaatctgaaacaatgaattttgaaacgtATCGAGACAATTACCTTAAACGCGATACCAGTGGTAAATATATAGCCAATTTACCTTGGAAAGAAGATTATCCACCGCTCCCTaccaattttgatatttgtacCGCTAGAACTAGATCTATGGTTAAACGCTTGTCTCCAGAACTGAGGCAGAAATATAATGCGATAATAGCAGAGCAACTTTCACGCGAATTTATTGAGATAGTAGAAAATGATGACAAGAGCCAGGGCCATTACATACCCCACCACTCGGTTAAAAAGGAATCAATCACAACACCGATTAGAATTGTTTATGATTGTAGTTGTAAACAAGGGGATAATCCTAGTTTGAACGACTGTCTCGAAAGCGGTCCTTCATTAATAAATGATCTTGTGCAGATATTAATCCGCTTTCGCACGAATAACGTCGCATTTAcaagtgatattgaaaaggcatttttaaATGTAAAACTCGGTGAAAACgatagaaatttcacaaaatttctATGGCTATCAGATCCTACGGATCCCGATAGTCCCTTCAAGGTCTATCGTTTCAAATCAGTACTTTTCGGGTCCACTAGCTCACCATTCATCTTAAATTCTGTAGTGAAAACGCATCTACAGTCCGAAAATACAGAAATCTCAATCGATATGCAATCAAACATATACGTCGATAACGTTCTCAGTGGCTCTCATAACGCTAAAAAAGcaattgaatatttcgaaGAAGCCACGAATACTATGAGCAGGGGTGGATTTATTTTGAGATCATGGGCTACAAACGACCCAGAACTAAGATCGTTGATAAAACAACAGGCAATGGGTGAGAATAATGAAATCGTCAATGTCGTAGGGTTACAATGGGATACGATTAGTGATACTCTTCAGTTTTCAAAGGCCATAAAAGACCCAGCTATGTGCACTCAGTCTGTGGTATCTAAGCGGGAAGTTGTGAGCGTAACAGCGTCACTATTTGACCCCCTTGGTCTCCTCTCGCCTGTGCATATTCAAGCTAAAATGTTTATCCAGAAATTGTGGCAATCTAAACAAACTTGGGATGAACCCTTATctgatgaattatcatcacTCTGGTTTGAAATACATCAGCAGTTATACGCCTGTCAACATACAGCTATACAAAGACCATATTTTGGTCAACCGACTAGTGAATGTGAACTACACATTTTTGCT is a window of Tubulanus polymorphus chromosome 2, tnTubPoly1.2, whole genome shotgun sequence DNA encoding:
- the LOC141898307 gene encoding uncharacterized protein LOC141898307; translation: MTKIFGKTEEKLAEILLVDESSRTLETVQPFSTLIDALFTKFEYLRQLDQQLMDEIVDETELTNTIVESDDYLTEIQIKLGRFKLNLDNLLAKIPKPQSLNESVSTINRSSTTSTGSKKVNLPKLALPNFDGDILKWSTFYDNFISAVDSDPHLDDIQKFQYLVAQLTDEAARTIEGLQITSANYKEALTILVERYGQPHKIVNAYIRALLDLQPPQDHESLREFYDSLETYIRGLRALGKSEDAFGDILVPVVFDKLPSPVKTQISREHGDRAWTLKELRDAIRKEIQATQAGASCVNFDNEKLSALHISTKTRKNPASKNNSCAFCKGPHTAFSCDIIVNPKKRQDIIKANRKCYNCFGNHMVTACQSKYRCKVCKGKHHTAIHIDRNTDTHIESKNIHVNIAPTSSPVLLKSAIGQINYGSNSTTVNILFDEGAQCSFITKKSVNELGVRLDKFEKQDVNISTFGDNSPGARTLRSIDLKLRTRKGEIGLRALVVPEICPPIQNNVKLAVTNHPYLRNLPLAPYVNTSNCEINLLIGADYYWSIVENEVVRGAGPTAL